The genomic segment ttatccggccacttctcggaagccaatatcgaaatttatttaccacggcttgcagacgcgcagttgcacgcactagtctcccacgactcttgcgttattttggtgtatctatttgtttacattttcctgtgttgtcctcagttgagctaataggtttaacctgtaaacagttcgttgattatttccagtgcggttagtacagtacagtacaattgttttgtttcgtcaagtgctgtgtactgtaggttggtttatccggccgaatcgttatccggccagggggctcggtcccgtggtggccggatatgaggggttctactgtagtaGTGAATATTGAATCTACTAATTTAGACATGTTGAGGTAAAACTTGTGCTTCTgctatgattaaaattaatgtgCAGCAGtgtaaaattcataattttaggAAATACAAGTTGTTATGCAGCAGTTGTAACACAAGATATTAAACTGTAAAACGTAACACATCTCAGCATTATTAGCATCTTACTTTTATAGCATGCTGAAACTACAACCATAATGTTTCACTTATTAAACAACTGATGACCACCAGCTGCTGGAAATAGATTATTATAACTGGTGCAAGTACAATACTATGGAGGTCTTCTAATGGTTGATGCATAGAAATTATTCTTTTAgtagatttttataaacttttttaagagAAGATACTTAGCGATATCACTGCTGCAGGAACAAACTATTGGTGTGATCTTTCCATTATAAGTTCGGACACGCCAACTGCTGAACGATACCAGTGAGCAAATTATGTAACTGAAGCCACCTAAACCTAAacatagatttattattaaaaaaatcttttatccTTCTGAAAAATTAGTTTATAGACATACCTAAAGTGTCCACGTTGACGTGGCTAGATcaacaaaagttaaaattatgcACAGTAATGAAATTGTAGACCATACTcataaatttatgaacaattgaagtatattaaaaatctacctaaaattcAATAAACGTTTGTACTTTGCACTGCAAAATTTGACACATtaacactaattattttatttgaaaatataacatgaCTTTCAatttgcaatatataaaaaagtaaacttcaatatgttaacttttttaaaacaaccagtttaaaattattggttGTGAATTTAAAACTGATGAAAGACTAcataaaatttgtgtaatatctGCAAGTATGAATTTTCAGTCTTCTGCACAATTAAAATTGTCCAGCGCACAGCTCCTTGCATATTAAAGTTTACAGTTTTACCTTTGCCTTAAGATATTGtgacaaatatttaatcatacaATAAACCATGGGTTTTCAGTAAACTTATGCATCTCATTCAGTAAGACTTTTGTAAGCCTTATCTGAAAATGTCACGTAAATAGTTGAAACTAATAACTCTAAAAAATTCATGCACAAAGTCTATGTCTAAAAACTGCATTTTGTTAAACGGTTTtaagtcaatttaaaatatcaagagGATAAAATGGAGATACTTTGAATAAAGTGACCAGAAACCCAATGGTATCAGGAGGGATACAGTACAAACAAGTcctaatgttgttttaaaataacaaatagaaCTGACTGTTAAGTTATCAAGAGGAAGgtcaacaaaaaaaatattattgtttacaatacAAAAGTCATCCAAAATTATGAACTAGGCAGTTGCACAAGTATAAAAGTATCTAGTTTCTGATCATAAACTGTAACCCTGGAAGTGTCTATCGGAAATTCTAAAGTGTGTCCTGATTTTGTAGGTCTTTCAGAGTctctttataaatttcatataaaatcttATAAGTAGTGTTATATACATTACTCAATAAAGTCAGTGATGTCAGATTCTACAGAATGTAACAAATGTTACTTGATCTACATGAGTCACCCATTCTGAAGTgttataataaacagtttttgatATAACTTTgctcatttcaaataaaaaaaaaacttcccaacaaaaataaattatatgtttacaaacatcaaTATCCGCTGCACAGAGCTTAACAACAAAATCACATCTGAGAAAATCACCAGATTGGTAACTAGTAATGGGTTAACACATTCAGCGCCATGTGTATCATAAATGATACACACCAGCAGTAATGTTGTGGGCCATGTGTATCATTTATGATACACAAAGCTGTTTAGGCAGGGGCCgagttaaaattttcatttttaccgtCAGGGGCCAAGTGCGATTTAAGATCAAGAGTGCTTTTAGAAACACAGTactataattctttttgaaatcaGACGAACAGTATTGGCAGTACATTAATTTTTCATGTCTGTGCAAAAATGATACACGTGGCCCAGACTGTGACAATCAACTAAATTTTGTTGGTAGGGGCCATGTGTATCATTTTTGCAcacttgataatttttgtattattatacttgaattttacaaatagcCCTGTTTTTCTGGTTGACATGCTGATTTATTACTGTTAGAAAATGGAGGaaaataattctacaaaaaaaGATGATGATGTATGTAAAGGTGACAATTTGACTCCAAGAAAAATGGACAGATTTTTTACGAGAGCCAAATGAAGACGATAGTGATGTTGATTTGAGTGGGGAAAGCGAAGTATTTGACTCTGATCGTGATCCGGAATATCATCCAAGTGTGGACAGTGATTATAGTGACACTCGAAAACCACGATTCAGTGGACTATTTGAAAAACGATTTGAAAGACAAGGTGATCAAGACAATGTAGCAGGACCTTCAATTACAGCCAGAGATGACGTGACTAGTGAAGATAGTGAAtatgaaaaagaaagaaagctgtaaaatgggcaactgaaaaaaaagaaaaattcaagcAAGAAATATGAAGAAACATAaagttgacaaaaaaaaaaaaataataataataacaggaAAGTTACTGAGAACGAAACTGAACAAGACAAAGATGAAATAGACAAAACGGGTGACACTAGCGAGGAAGAAAATAAAGAGGAAGAGAATTATTGTGAAAAAGATGAAGATAATAATGGCGATGATGATTTTGATGAAGATGACGAAGAAGAAAATTATCAAGAGTCTCAAACAGaaggaaagggaaaaaataaagagaagaaaAGGAAGAGGTCTGCAAGGGAGCATGAATATAAATTGACAGTTTTTGGAACAGAAACAAGTTTTACACGGTATGTGACACTTGCGAAGGAAATCCTTACATGTGCCATACGTGTTTCAACAACAAACACTATTCACGaaaaacttacagtttttattttagctgCTCAACTAATGATCTTTTATAGGTAcccattttatattcattttatattttaccagtcGTATATAGACATTTGTATAGTAAAACATGTTTAGAAATAGAGTGTATGTACTTCATTAGAAACCTGTGATCTAAAAAGTAATCTGACGTCCTGGGCCGGAACTGGCCGGGTTCTGTGGTAGGCCTGGGCCATGAGATTCAGTCTATAGTGTTAAAAGCATTGTAGAAGAGCTCAGTTTTGATATATATGGCTCAGACTAGAAACTTACGTATGTATCAGAAATGATACACACGGCCCACTTGGTAACATGGGGCGTGTATCATTTTTGATACACATGGCCCTGACCGTTAATATATGGAAAAAACCTAATGGCCCGTGCTAAATGAATTGTGTCATATGCCCTGGCgctgaatgtgttaaaaaaatcaaagactacaaaacattaaaaacaacaagTTGTAGGCTTTAgattaatgtacaatttaaaggTCTTTGACCAGTAATTATGCCTTTATCAGTAAAGTGCAATCGACACTTTCGGCTGCAATTTGGAAGTTACGCGATCGACAACAAATGGGTTTGATCAACGCTTCCAGGGTTACCACCAACAAAGTCATATAACATACagctgaatttaattttgtttattatctgttctttctttttatgttatttactaaataatttgtaacaataattaaagttgtaACTATGAGTTTACATtgataatttatcttaaaaaacataatttaatgcaatcgattaaaatctttagttttcagttaatttcaagattgttaaaagattatttactaGGGGATGATACTGTAAAGTGTATATCATGAGTTGTAATATACTTCGTGATTGCAATATGTTAACAGAGCTTTTATTTTGTATGGAAAACAAATTAAGACATTAGACTCAAATGAATCTTATCTTTGTACTAATTAAAAAGATAACCCTACATGCGGAATTAATATAACATGGCTTTTTTTTTGGAAACTGAGTAAATTTGATTGAGGCTAAGTTACGTACAcgattattaatttcttattggatgtttcatataaatcaattttattgtggTTATCATTAGGTCTAGAGGAAAGAGGGTTAGAAGAGTGCATTAGAAAGACTAttgattcaaaattttaaaaattggttcaaaaatttatttttgggacaCGTCTGTGTTAACATGTGCCAAACCGCTCCTTCACATCAACAATGCCCGGCAGCTGTAAGATGGTACACACTGACTtctagtagtgtttatttgaactactaTAAGTCCACAGTAGTGCTCTTTAATTGCTACTACACTCTGACAGTCAACTAAAGAACTGTTGCGAAAGCACATGGTGTAGTTTTACCTAGGTGTTAGAAACAGAAAGAACATAACTATTAGTTTTCAGTTGTGGTTTTGAAGTTGCTACTGTAATTTCATCTCTTTTGATCATGGTTAAGCTGATATAGCGGGATATGTTTGTCATAATATTTAGAAATCttttatcaattttagatttgAGTTGAGAGTTCAGATGTGTTGTGAGTTGGTCATTCATCAGTTTGTAACTTATCTGAGAATAACGATGGCGATTGGGATGTAAACTCAATATATTAACGATCTGACGTGATGAAACATGAAACAGGGGATTCTGGTAGCAGTTtggtaaataaatgtgttatgtgCTACCAGCTGAGCAGCTCTGTGTGTGGCACATAAACCCGGCAATAACGAGTGACAGCATTACCAGTCTTTTTCTGGTTGTGTAtggatatattttctttatcgggaatatatatctacatatgtttaaaaaatatacgactccatcatattacacgTAATTGTTTTCATCAAATAGGTTATGTCCTGTATTTTAGAATTTGCTTttgaagctgcgggtaactgctagttaattataaaacaatatttacacacacataaaaaataataatttctatttctcatttgaatttttacaaatcaCTGACAATGTcagtaattacttttaaatgtaagaaaaaacttttaaataatttgagatgaaaaaaataaatttttaataaaaaatacgagGTATGTTTAAAaggtaatgttatttatattaaaaaattcttcaatactataaaatggatttttaaagaGTCAAgaataaaacttacttttaaatttagtaattttagtatACAAAGGAATCATAGGTTTCagcacattaaatattttgagagaCCAAACAATGTGGTTATTTAGGATCTTACTTAGGCAGTAATATCCTTTTACTGTTTTCCTGGTATCTTGTTAATGgccattgtaattaaattttagaatctTGATGATTAAAGATGtgttttatatggtttttattgaaTGACTGTGGtttaacacacacacattattttcAGTGGTGTGTTCATCCCTCtaaacaaaaaacagtttttgcatcagttttttttaactgacgcaaaagttaaaaaattactatatctGTGGGctgtttttgtttttggaaaatttcccTTGGAtaacttacaaaaaattataacggTAGTCAAAAATGTGGAGTTGCAAGGAAAATAGAGGAAACTGTCTTAGAGTGACATTTCAAGTTCTTTGATAAACTTTCTTTCCAATCGATAACAATAAGGGATACAGGCTACTtccatgtttatttttcttattaatcaTTAATTGGATCAAGAAGTGTGTTTAAATATTCTCTCACACCTTTAAACATtctcataaaataaagttttattggtttatatattatcttaacaatctattattatttgatcatttttaaatggctatatacatattttaatatttaaggcaTCATATTGGATTTAATACAATGGACAGATAGAATACAGATAAGAAAGAATACAATTTATGCAGTCATTGTATCATTGTTTCTCAAATGAGGTTTGTGGTGATATAAAATTTGACCTCTTAAGCACATGTTCAATAAACAACCTATTTGAATTTAGTACTGATAAAGGGATTTGACTGTGGATTGCCTGAAAAATACAATTCCACTATAAATGACAGAAAATGATAGAAGATAAAAGATAAAAGATAGAAAATGCACAATTCATGCAGGTAGGTGCAGATTGATTTGATCGAAAGACCTTGAATTTCAGTGGTTACCTTGTTTATTTAccgattaaaataaattttgatttatatagtttaagtgtgacaaaaatttccaataatataaGGTTGACAGTATATTTCACTCAACACTATATACCTTACAATTGTGTTAGAAtgtacataaaactaaataagtagTAATTTCATGACACAATTTGCTTGAATTCTTAATCTGCTTTACTGTAATTGGATTTAAAGATGGTCAAGGCTGAAGAATGCTGTAAGGAATTCACAATACCGGGCGGTAGCTTTAGCAAAGTTATTGCCACATTCCTGGGGAGACCCAGGAACCTTCAAAGGAATCAgcttttgttataattttacactTCACTTGATTCTTTAACCAAGCTCAAAGACAAATTGATGGGAGCTTTTATAattaagaagtttaataattagttttttatttcctcaataattgttttttatttccttagTGTCAGTTCtggtttggtttttaaaaaaaactatgttactTAATCGTTACATGCAATCAGTTACAACTATACTAAACTTTGGACTAAAAATTTGATGATTCTGTGGTTTACTACAGAACTAAGCTGAATATAACCTTCTTCTgatgaatatattttactcttcACTTCATTTATGTTGCTTTCACTT from the Homalodisca vitripennis isolate AUS2020 unplaced genomic scaffold, UT_GWSS_2.1 ScUCBcl_5673;HRSCAF=12514, whole genome shotgun sequence genome contains:
- the LOC124373483 gene encoding FK506-binding nuclear protein-like; translation: MTYPLGSIRLQRAQRIHKSPLHSAEKWTDFLREPNEDDSDVDLSGESEVFDSDRDPEYHPSVDSDYSDTRKPRFSGLFEKRFERQGDQDNVAGPSITARDDVTSEDSEYEKERKLKVTENETEQDKDEIDKTGDTSEEENKEEENYCEKDEDNNGDDDFDEDDEEENYQESQTEGKGKNKEKKRKRSAREHEYKLTVFGTETSFTR